In Monodelphis domestica isolate mMonDom1 chromosome 4, mMonDom1.pri, whole genome shotgun sequence, one DNA window encodes the following:
- the RAP1GAP gene encoding rap1 GTPase-activating protein 1, which produces MSPRSPKSENSSNQSSPEMPTTKNRAEMAIQKAEALKDFSRSSSSASSFASVVEETEGANEDDMGMESVSSSGMPHKRDSFIYSTWLEDSVSTASGGSSPGPSRSPQPDARKAGDPACPEIKIQLEAPEQQEQHTPHLGC; this is translated from the exons ATGTCTCCCAGGAGCCCCAAGTCAGAGAATTCCTCCAATCAGAGTTCCCCAGAGATGCCCACCACCAAAAACAG GGCAGAGATGGCCATCCAGAAGGCTGAGGCGCTGAAGGATTTCTCCCGATCATCCTCTAGTGCCAGCAGCTTCGCCAGCGTGGTAGAAGAGACAGAGGGTGCCAATGAGGACGATATGGGCATG GAAAGCGTGTCCTCCTCGGGGATGCCGCACAAGAGAGACTCCTTCATCTACAGCACTTGGCTGGAGGACAGCGTCAGTACCGCCAGTGGGGGCAGCTCGCCAG GCCCCTCTAGATCGCCACAGCCAGATGCCAGGAAAGCAGGGGACCCAGCCTGTCCAGAGATTAAGATCCAGCTGGAGGCGCCAGAGCAGCAGGAGCAGCACACGCCCCATTTG GGCTGCTAG